GAAAGTGTTGTCTTTTATCCGCTGGTCGGTGCTGCAATCGGTCTGTGTGTCTGGCTCGCGGGAGCCTTAAGCGGTGCGGTGCTTCCCGCCTTTCCCGCTGCTGTCCTAACCTTGACGTTATGGGTATGGCTCACCGGAGGGCTTCATCTTGACGGATGGATGGATACGGCGGATGGCTTGCTCAGTTATCGTACCCGTGAGCGAATGCTGGAGATTATGAAAGACAGTCGTGTGGGCGCCATGGGCGTGATCGCCTGTGTGCTGCTGCTCATGATGAAGGCTGCGCTAATCGCCGATTTTATTGCCCAGGGCCATTGGGTGTACGGTGCGCTGCTGATCCTGCCCATGATCTGGAGCCGCTGGTTCATGGTGTATGCGATGTCGGCCTGGCCAAATGCGCGCAGAGATGATGGACTTGCCGTATTGTTCAAAGGTCTCGGTGAGCGGAAAGAGGTACAGCGTGCACGCAGCTCAGCCGTGGGGCTGACCCTGATTGCAGGGGCAGTTACGTTTGCCGCAGTTTGGCTTTTCAAGCCGGATATGGGGATTGCGGATGCCATGGTGAGTGGTCTGGGAACACTGCCATGGTGGCTATACCCGGTGACGGCAGTTATTATCCTGCCTGTGGCGTGTTATTACATCGGCCGATTTGTGGCTGCTCGGATCAGTGAACGGCTCGGCGGTTTAACCGGGGATACGTATGGTGCCATGAATGAGCTGCTGGAGGCGGCTTTGTTGACCGTGCTGAGCGTGCTTCAAGGGCTGTTCTGGCTTTAACTTTTGAAGTATGAAGCAGTATGGAAAGTGTTACGCATAAGGTTGGGAGCAAGGGGATCTGGATATAACACGGAGACAGGGGGAGAGCGCGTGGAAGATAGGCCATCACAACCAGCGGCGGTACTGATGCTGCAAGGAACGGCTTCCGATGTAGGCAAAAGTGTCATCACAACGGCATTGTGCCGGATTTTTAAACAGGATGGCTTCAAGCCAGCCCCGTTCAAGTCACAGAATATGGCACTGAATTCCTATGTGACGGAAGATGGCAAGGAGATTGGTCGGGCCCAGGGGGCACAGGCGGAAGCCTGCGGTATTGAGGCGACAACCGACATGAACCCGATCCTGATCAAGCCGGTGCGGGACATGCATTCGCAGATCGTGGTACACGGTGTACCTTTTGCCCAGATGAGTGCTTCGGACTACCGTCAGCATTTCCTGCCTGAAGCAAAACAGACGGTTATGGATGCCTTGAACCGGCTACGGGATACCTATGATATTGTGCTGATGGAAGGAGCGGGCAGTCCTGCCGAGATCAATCTGAAGGATCGGGATATCGTCAATATGAATCTGGCAGGTTGGGCTGATGCACCGGTAATTCTGATCTCTGATATTGATCGGGGCGGGGTATTTGCTTCCATCGTTGGCACTTTGGAGCTGTTAGAGCCGCATGAGGTCCAGCGTGTGAAGGGGTTTATCATCAACAAGTTTCGCGGTGATCTGTCCCTGTTGCAGCCCGGTCTAGACTGGCTTGAAGAACGGACAGGCATACCCGTTCTGGGTGTATTGCCTTACATAAGAGATATTCAGATTGAAGCAGAGGATTCAGTGGTATTGGACTCCATGCGTCATGGGAAATCCGGCAAAACGGAGCTGGATCTGGCGGTGATCCGATATCCGCGAATTTCCAACTTTACAGATTTCGATGCACTTTCCCGTGAACCGGATGTGAATGTACGTTACGTGACAACTCCAGAGGAATTGGGCAGTCCGGATGCCATTCTTCTACCGGGTACGAAGGATACGATAGGTGATCTGGCATTTCTGCGTGAGTCTGGTCTGGAGCAGGCGATTGCCAGTCAGACCGAGCGTGAGCATGTTCAGCTCGTAGGCATATGTGGCGGATACCAGATGCTGGGACGTCATCTGAAGGACCCGTTCGCTGTGGAAGCGAATCAGATCCAGGAAGCGAAAGGGCTTGGTTGGCTCCCGCTATCAACAACGTTTCTTCAGAACAAGCAGACCGTCAGAGCTTCCGGACGGGTGCAGCCTAATCACCCAATTCGTCTGCATGGTGAGCGAGATGTAACAGATGCTTCATTACCTATTAACGGATATGAGATTCATATGGGCGTTACAGAGTGCCATGAGCCTGAACGTGTAACCACGTTGTTTGAAATCTCACATCCAGGTGGGCAACCTTTCCAAGAGGGCTGGGGCTCAGCGGATGGCAGCGTGTGGGGAACCTACCTGCATGGTTTGTTTGAAAGTGATCTATTCCGCCGTTCGTGGCTTAATGGTTTGCGTGCAGGAAAGGGACTGGCTCCACTTCAGGAGACATACAGTGCGCATGAACGTAAAGAGATGGAGTTCGATCGGGTAGCCGAATCATTGCGTTCGGCATTGGATATGAAGCGCGTGTACGAGATTATGGGTGTTCAGTCACCGGAGTGAAACAACAATACCCCCATGTCCGACAAACCGTTCTTTGGAAACGGAATGTTAGCGGCATGGGGGTATTGTATATCCTATGATTCAATGAGGTTTAAATCAGGTGATGATGGGTTAATGGTATACCTGTTAGTTTATTTTGAATTTCTTCATGGCGGATTGCAGCTCTACAGCTTGTTCATGCAGATGGCGAACCGTATTCGAATGTGAATCCATCTCGCTAAGCTGAAGATCTGCTGTTGATGCAATCTGTAACATGCTCTCACGGGATTTGGACGTAATCTGTGCCGTTTCTTCAACGGACGCACTCACTTCTTCTGCACCAGCGGATACTTGTTGTGTCGAAGCAGAGACGGTCTGAATGGTCAGGTTGACGTTCTGGATCAATTCATTCAGTTGCTGGAAGGCTGAGCCTGCTTGTTGAACGACAGTTGTACCTGAACCAATCTCCTGGGTTACACGGTTCATGGCATCAACGGAACGTTCAGCGTCTTCTCGAATGGTGCCCAAATAATCCGAGATTTCCTCTGTGGCTGTCTTGGATTGTTCGGCAAGTTTGCGAACTTCTCCAGCAACGACAGCGAATCCGCGGCCATGCTCTCCTGCACGTGCTGCTTCAATGGATGCGTTAAGTGAAAGCATGTTTATTTGTTTGGTGATCTCAAAAATGGAAGCTACAATGGTGCCTACGGCTACCGAACGTTCATTCATGGTCTCCACATACCGCAGTGATTCACTTGCTGTCTGGCCTACACGTTCCATCTGCTCAACGGCATTCTGAGCCAGTCGGTTACCATTAACTGCTTCATTGGCTGCTTCCCCAATCTGCTCGGATACTTCGGCAGAAGATGAAGCGATATGCATGATGCCCTGCGTAATTTCCTCCATGGCTCTGGCGTTCTCGGATGCGCTTGACGCAATGCTGATGCTGCCTTTCTCTGCATCTTCAGCGGAGCGGCTGGAGTTCCGTACCATACCGGACATCGATTCGACCCGTTGAAGCAAGTCATTGGAGCCTGACACCACTTCATTGGACGTGGACAAGGCGCGGCTGATCATTTCTTTCAGATTATGTGTCATCGTCTGGAAGCTTGAAGCGAGCTGGGCAATTTCATCTTTACCTTTGATCTGGAGTTCAGCGGTCAGGTCACCTTGAGATATTTGTTTACTATGTTGGACAAGCTTGATGATCGGTTTGGTTACTCTTTTGATCATACTAGTGGAGATAAGCCAGCCGAGCACAAAGACTAATGCTGTAATCCCAAGACATAGCCAGAAAATCTGGGTAATCTTATCCTGAATGAATTGGGCATCCATGCTTACAGCCATAATCATGTTACTTCCTGCAATTGGAATGAATGCTGCCTTATGTACACCGAAGGAATCGGAATAGACTTCGCTGATTACCATTTCTTTGCTCTCGATGGCTGTATTCATTGCTGGCTCTACGGTGATATCATCCTGGGCTTTCATACCTGAGGAAGAGTTGGCCACAACAACTTTGGCTGAGCCATCCTGGATGGCGACAACGTAAGCTGCATCCAGATTATGTTCTTTTGCTTTATCTGCCAGATACGATTCCACGGTCATGGCAGCACCTTCAGAACCGGCTCCGCCACTCTGTACCTGTAGGATTTTGGATGCCGAAGTGTTCTTGTATATATCCTGAATGGACGTGTTTAGGACTTTGTCGAACTGCGGGAGAACGTAACTTTGAATAATATTCATCGATACGGCATAGAAACTAATACTGAACAACAGGGAAGCAACCAGCAGAACGAGGAACAAGGTGCCTCTGATTTTACCGGCAACGGTGCGATTACGAAACATATGATCATCCTTTCACGTCAAGTTCATTAACATTGTCGCTTTTCCGTACTCATAAGACCTATCTACCAATGAAGAAAGACCTAAATTATAGGTTGAGAAAACTTGGGAATAAGCGGATATACCTATATTACAAAATTAACCGGAGGTTGAATAGAACAATTTTCACGAATTGGTGTATTTTTTTCAGAAATAGATGAATCTGTTACATGCATATTACATAATATCAATTAATACCTACCAGAATAGTTTGTTATGTGGTATATTGTAAAATGTCTTTGTCGGAAGTACAAAAGATAATAGAGAAAATCGGATATGTTCCGGTTACACACATACCTGAGGAGGATTTAAAGAAATGGATACTTTTCTAATCATATTGAATGTAGTGGTTATGCTTGCTTTACTTGGCATCCTCTACTGGATGCAGAAAAAGCATATCTCCTTTACGAAACGCGTATTTGCGGGTCTTGGACTGGGGGTTGTGTACGGAGTTATTCTTCAATTGGTGTACACATCAGGTTCTGATGTCGTTACGAAATCAGTCGATTGGTTCAATCTGGTCGGTTCAGGATATGTTCGTTTGTTGCAAATGGTCGTGATTCCATTGATCATGGTGTCGATCATCTCAGCCATCATGAATCTGAAAGGCAAGCAAAATCTCGGCAAGATGAGTGTTTCCATTATTGCCATTCTGTTGATCACCACAGCGATTGCCGCAGGGGTCAGCATTGTGACCAGTCTGGGCTTCAACCTGACTTCTATTGAGATTCAAGGAGGAGACCGGGAGAATGCGCAGATTCAGAAGGTGGAAGAACGGCTTGTTGATGTGAAGGATCAGACCATCCCGCAGCAAGTGCTGGAATTCATTCCTTCGAATCCATTTGCAGATATGACAGGAGAACGTCGTACATCCACACTGGCGGTGGTTATCTTCTCCGCGTTTATCGGTGTAGCTGTACTTGGACTGGATCGCAAAAAACCTCAGCAGGCGGAAACGTTCCGAGGTATGGTTAATGCGGTATATGCGGTGGTTATGCGAATTGTTACACTGGTGCTGAGGCTTACGCCTTACGGGATTTTAGCACTGATTACAAAGGTAACGGCGACGACCAATGCGGAAGAGATATTAAAGCTCATCAAATTCGTAATTGCGTCTTATATCGCGCTGGCGATCATGTTTATTATTCATTTGATCATTATCTCTCTGTCCGGCTTCAACCCGATTACGTATTTGAAGAAGGTGTTGCCAACACTGGTATTTGCCTTTACGTCCCGTTCAAGTGCAGCGGCGATCCCGCTAAATGTGGAGACACAGACGAAGAAACTCGGCGTATCGGACGGTATTGCAAATCTGTCTGCAAGCTTTGGGGCTACAATTGGGCAAAACGGCTGCGCCGGGATCTATCCGGCCATGCTGGCGGTGATGATTGCTCCGACGGTCGGCATCGACCCGCTGAGCTGGGACTTCATTGTGACTTTGATCCTCGTAGTCATGATCAGTTCGTTTGGAGTAGCTGGCGTTGGCGGCGGGGCAACCTTCGCTTCCCTGATCGTATTGTCCACCATGAATCTGCCTGTGGCTCTGGTTGGACTGCTCATTTCCGTGGAGCCGCTGATCGACATGGGTCGTACAGCGCTTAACGTGAACGGGTCCATGACTTCAGGACTCGTAACCAGCAAGATTTTGAAAGAAAACGATCGGGACACGTTTAACGATTTGAGCCGTGAGCTGGATTCTGCGGCTCAGGCTTAATACAGAATGGATTAGATAGAAGCTCACATTAAGATAGCTAGAGCCGTCTACAAATCAAGTGGGAAAAGCCGTCCTTCGGAGGAATCCGGAGGGCGGTTTTTTTGCGGCAATCGCATCATCAAACCTGTGCATGTTGTGTGAAGCCTTCTACTTTTTGATACTCGTGGTAAGAGAGAGGGAGGCAGGAAAAGCGTAGTATTGTTCAGAGGAATACGTGAGGAATATAGCAAGGATCGTAGTCACTCACGCACACTTGGAGTTATTTAGTTCTGTTCATGGGACGAGAAATGTGATAGAGTATTCATGTTTTGGCCCTGAGCCAAACCGCGGTTCGTAACCATCCCGCGTAATCAAAACTAGGAAGGCAGTGTATGTATTTATGTTTAACTTAGGGTGGGGAGCGGTTTTCGTTCTCGTAACTTATGGATTTTTCCTGCTGTGTTACCGCTTGTTCGGTAAAAAAGGTCTCTATGCCTGGATTGGTGTGGCTACGGTTATAGCCAACATTCAGGTGACCAAAACGATAGATATTATGGGGATTGTACTGACGTTAGGCAACACGATGTATGTCAGCATGTATCTGACCAGTGACCTTCTTAATGAGAAATGTGGACCAGGTGAGGCACGCAAAGCGGTATGGTTCGGGTTTTTCACGCTCATCATGACAACGGTGTTGATGCAGATGGTGTTGTACTTTGACCCGGCACCG
The window above is part of the Paenibacillus sp. 1781tsa1 genome. Proteins encoded here:
- a CDS encoding adenosylcobinamide-GDP ribazoletransferase, with translation MKDGTPAPQRKHAAAAAFQFLSRFPVKMQIDFAPPLLRESVVFYPLVGAAIGLCVWLAGALSGAVLPAFPAAVLTLTLWVWLTGGLHLDGWMDTADGLLSYRTRERMLEIMKDSRVGAMGVIACVLLLMMKAALIADFIAQGHWVYGALLILPMIWSRWFMVYAMSAWPNARRDDGLAVLFKGLGERKEVQRARSSAVGLTLIAGAVTFAAVWLFKPDMGIADAMVSGLGTLPWWLYPVTAVIILPVACYYIGRFVAARISERLGGLTGDTYGAMNELLEAALLTVLSVLQGLFWL
- a CDS encoding cobyric acid synthase, translated to MLQGTASDVGKSVITTALCRIFKQDGFKPAPFKSQNMALNSYVTEDGKEIGRAQGAQAEACGIEATTDMNPILIKPVRDMHSQIVVHGVPFAQMSASDYRQHFLPEAKQTVMDALNRLRDTYDIVLMEGAGSPAEINLKDRDIVNMNLAGWADAPVILISDIDRGGVFASIVGTLELLEPHEVQRVKGFIINKFRGDLSLLQPGLDWLEERTGIPVLGVLPYIRDIQIEAEDSVVLDSMRHGKSGKTELDLAVIRYPRISNFTDFDALSREPDVNVRYVTTPEELGSPDAILLPGTKDTIGDLAFLRESGLEQAIASQTEREHVQLVGICGGYQMLGRHLKDPFAVEANQIQEAKGLGWLPLSTTFLQNKQTVRASGRVQPNHPIRLHGERDVTDASLPINGYEIHMGVTECHEPERVTTLFEISHPGGQPFQEGWGSADGSVWGTYLHGLFESDLFRRSWLNGLRAGKGLAPLQETYSAHERKEMEFDRVAESLRSALDMKRVYEIMGVQSPE
- a CDS encoding L-cystine transporter; its protein translation is MDTFLIILNVVVMLALLGILYWMQKKHISFTKRVFAGLGLGVVYGVILQLVYTSGSDVVTKSVDWFNLVGSGYVRLLQMVVIPLIMVSIISAIMNLKGKQNLGKMSVSIIAILLITTAIAAGVSIVTSLGFNLTSIEIQGGDRENAQIQKVEERLVDVKDQTIPQQVLEFIPSNPFADMTGERRTSTLAVVIFSAFIGVAVLGLDRKKPQQAETFRGMVNAVYAVVMRIVTLVLRLTPYGILALITKVTATTNAEEILKLIKFVIASYIALAIMFIIHLIIISLSGFNPITYLKKVLPTLVFAFTSRSSAAAIPLNVETQTKKLGVSDGIANLSASFGATIGQNGCAGIYPAMLAVMIAPTVGIDPLSWDFIVTLILVVMISSFGVAGVGGGATFASLIVLSTMNLPVALVGLLISVEPLIDMGRTALNVNGSMTSGLVTSKILKENDRDTFNDLSRELDSAAQA
- a CDS encoding methyl-accepting chemotaxis protein; the protein is MFRNRTVAGKIRGTLFLVLLVASLLFSISFYAVSMNIIQSYVLPQFDKVLNTSIQDIYKNTSASKILQVQSGGAGSEGAAMTVESYLADKAKEHNLDAAYVVAIQDGSAKVVVANSSSGMKAQDDITVEPAMNTAIESKEMVISEVYSDSFGVHKAAFIPIAGSNMIMAVSMDAQFIQDKITQIFWLCLGITALVFVLGWLISTSMIKRVTKPIIKLVQHSKQISQGDLTAELQIKGKDEIAQLASSFQTMTHNLKEMISRALSTSNEVVSGSNDLLQRVESMSGMVRNSSRSAEDAEKGSISIASSASENARAMEEITQGIMHIASSSAEVSEQIGEAANEAVNGNRLAQNAVEQMERVGQTASESLRYVETMNERSVAVGTIVASIFEITKQINMLSLNASIEAARAGEHGRGFAVVAGEVRKLAEQSKTATEEISDYLGTIREDAERSVDAMNRVTQEIGSGTTVVQQAGSAFQQLNELIQNVNLTIQTVSASTQQVSAGAEEVSASVEETAQITSKSRESMLQIASTADLQLSEMDSHSNTVRHLHEQAVELQSAMKKFKIN